Below is a genomic region from Flavobacterium ginsengisoli.
AAGAAAGAAGAGCCAATTCTGCAGAAAGAAAGAGCTACGATGCCTCTGACCTGATTTATCTAATCATGCCGGATCGTTTTGCTAACGGAAATCCGAAAAACGACAGCGACGCTTCTTTAACTGAAAAAGGAAACCGTCAAGATCCAAGCGGACGTCACGGTGGCGATATCGAAGGAATCATTAAAAACTTAGATTATATTTCGTCTCTTGGCGCAACTACAATTTGGAGCACGCCTTTATGCGAAGATAACGACAAACAGCATTCGTATCATACTTACGGACAGTCGGATGTTTATAAAATTGATCCGCGTTACGGAACTAATGACGATTATGCTCGTTTATCGGCAGAAATGCACAAAAAGAACATGAAACTGGTTATGGATTATGTAACCAATCACTGGGGAATTACGCATTGGATGATGAAAGATATTCCAACCAAAACATGGTTCAATCAATTCGAAACTTTCACGCAAACGCATCACAGACGAGAGGTAATAACCGATATTCACGCTTCAAAAATAGATCAGGAAGTTTGTGTTGATGGCTGGTTTGTTCCTTCAATGCCAGATTTGAATCTTAGAAATCCTCTTGTTGCAAAATACTTAACGCAAAATGCTATTTGGTGGATTGAATTTGCTAATCTTGATGGGTTTAGAGTAGATACTTACAACTATTCAGATAAAACTGCCATGGCAAATTGGGCAAAATCTATTACAGATGAATATCCGAACTTTAATATTGTAGGTGAAATCTGGATGCACAATCAAGCGAATTTAGCTTTTTGGCAAAAAGACAGTAAAATTGGAGCTATTGAAAACTACAATTCAAACCTTCCTTCTGTAATGGATTTTACGCTTCAAAGCCAAATCACTTCTGCTTTCAGTGAAGATGAACCAAACTGGGACAGCGGATTGATTAAATTCTACAACAATTTTGCAATGGATTTTTTATATCCAAATACCAATAACATTTTGATTTTTTCCGAAAATCATGATACAGATCGTATGAACGAAAAGTTCAAATATGATTTACCAAAATACAAACTGGCGATGACTTTGTTAGCAACAGTTCGTGGAATTCCGCAAATCTATTACGGTTCAGAAATCGGAATGGGTGGAGATAAAGGCAAAGGCGGCGAT
It encodes:
- a CDS encoding glycoside hydrolase family 13 protein, with amino-acid sequence MKNQKTSHLYKLILLVLLFSASAKAQIQKVEPPFWYAGMKNSELQIMFYGKNIAQYEASVSNNVAIKNVEKTENPNYLFVTIDTKDVKASELTFSFKNNNKVSFKQKYALKERRANSAERKSYDASDLIYLIMPDRFANGNPKNDSDASLTEKGNRQDPSGRHGGDIEGIIKNLDYISSLGATTIWSTPLCEDNDKQHSYHTYGQSDVYKIDPRYGTNDDYARLSAEMHKKNMKLVMDYVTNHWGITHWMMKDIPTKTWFNQFETFTQTHHRREVITDIHASKIDQEVCVDGWFVPSMPDLNLRNPLVAKYLTQNAIWWIEFANLDGFRVDTYNYSDKTAMANWAKSITDEYPNFNIVGEIWMHNQANLAFWQKDSKIGAIENYNSNLPSVMDFTLQSQITSAFSEDEPNWDSGLIKFYNNFAMDFLYPNTNNILIFSENHDTDRMNEKFKYDLPKYKLAMTLLATVRGIPQIYYGSEIGMGGDKGKGGDADIRQDFPGGWIGDKNNAFTKEGRTPEQATYFDFSSKLFNWRKSNEAVHFGKMTHYIPENNTYVYFRYTDAKTVMVVFNNNAKEQVVKTNRFKESIKNYKSGKDVITGKTFDLASEITLEPKSALVLELE